A window of the Nitrosopumilus ureiphilus genome harbors these coding sequences:
- a CDS encoding NADPH-dependent FMN reductase, with amino-acid sequence MAKIAVIAGSVRSERHGIKVAKWIVEKLQNRGHQVFLADPMELATSIT; translated from the coding sequence TTGGCAAAAATTGCAGTTATTGCTGGCTCTGTTAGATCTGAAAGACATGGAATTAAAGTTGCAAAATGGATAGTTGAAAAACTACAAAACAGAGGCCATCAAGTTTTTTTGGCAGATCCTATGGAGTTAGCAACTTCCATTACTTGA
- a CDS encoding inorganic diphosphatase: MSKNFWHDIESGNDIPEIINVIVEIPKGSMNKYEYDKKHNMIKLDRVLFSPFHYPGDYGLVPQSLSDDGDPLDALVLVTNSTYPGILIEARPIGLLQMKDDGKLDDKIICVATNDPRYLHTTDISDIEDHYRSEIAHFFQVYKDLEGKKVEILGWKSAKEAKIVIVESIKRYKDTLKKY, translated from the coding sequence ATGAGCAAGAACTTTTGGCACGACATAGAATCAGGAAATGACATTCCTGAAATTATTAATGTCATAGTTGAAATTCCAAAAGGTTCAATGAACAAATATGAATATGACAAAAAACACAACATGATAAAATTAGACAGAGTTCTTTTCTCACCCTTTCACTATCCAGGTGATTATGGACTTGTACCGCAATCTCTATCTGATGATGGGGATCCTCTTGATGCACTTGTTTTAGTAACAAACTCAACATATCCGGGAATTCTAATTGAGGCAAGGCCAATAGGATTGCTTCAAATGAAAGATGATGGTAAATTAGATGACAAAATAATTTGTGTTGCAACAAATGATCCTAGATATTTACACACTACGGATATTTCAGATATTGAAGACCACTACCGCTCAGAAATAGCCCATTTTTTCCAAGTGTACAAAGACTTGGAAGGAAAAAAAGTAGAAATATTGGGTTGGAAATCTGCCAAAGAAGCAAAAATTGTAATTGTTGAATCAATAAAGAGATACAAAGATACTTTGAAAAAATATTAA
- a CDS encoding UBP-type zinc finger domain-containing protein → MSKKCEHFSEEKDVSPKTKSCEECEKEHLPVVAIRMCLTCGHVGCCDSSIGKHATKHFEETGHPVMKAIPNDIWKWCYIHEEYY, encoded by the coding sequence ATGTCAAAAAAATGCGAACATTTCTCTGAAGAGAAAGATGTTTCTCCAAAAACAAAAAGTTGTGAAGAATGTGAAAAGGAACACTTGCCAGTTGTTGCAATTAGAATGTGTTTGACATGTGGTCATGTTGGATGCTGTGATTCATCAATTGGAAAACATGCCACTAAACACTTTGAGGAAACTGGACACCCAGTTATGAAAGCAATTCCTAATGACATTTGGAAGTGGTGTTATATTCATGAAGAGTATTATTGA
- a CDS encoding M3 family oligoendopeptidase, translating into MTEHQLGKWDLSELAKDPKSPAFQKQIQELEKQSKKFEKIKSKLDPKIPSEKFMNILHQVEEISEKMSMIGGYASLSYSSDTQSDEATSLMTKMSKLGSEISNKILFFDLWWKTQVDDKNAKRLMKNAGEVTEYLSHKRLFAKYALSEPEERIINTLDVTGVSALVKLYDKITNAYEYKMKIGNKTKKMTREELTNYVRSTNSKVRETAYKTILTKYTENKGVIGEIYQNIVLNWRDEGIEIRGYKSPISMRNIGNDVDDKTIESLLSVCRKNSPVFQKFFIQKAKMLKMKKLRRYDLYAPAAANIKEKNYSYNNSVKLVFESLGKFSETLEEFARKVFNENHIDSSVRQGKRDGAFCSTLTPKITPYVLVNFTGKSRDVFTLAHELGHAVHSQAAQDRSILVQDAPLPLAETASTFSELLLYDNLSDKISDNEKKIMLSEKIDDLYATILRQSFFTIFEVDAHEQIGKGTTVDEISKTYLKNLKEQFGNSVNLSEDFAIEWSCIPHFYHTPFYCYAYSFGNLLALSLFQRYKKEGEDFVPSYIEILAAGGSKKPEKLLLEHGFDIRSPKFWQEGFDYVREQVRTLSSLN; encoded by the coding sequence ATGACGGAGCATCAACTTGGAAAATGGGATCTATCAGAATTGGCAAAAGATCCAAAAAGTCCCGCATTTCAAAAACAGATTCAGGAATTAGAAAAACAGTCTAAAAAGTTTGAAAAAATAAAATCCAAATTAGATCCCAAAATACCATCTGAGAAATTTATGAATATTTTACATCAGGTAGAAGAAATCTCTGAGAAGATGAGCATGATTGGAGGGTACGCATCTTTGTCATATTCCTCAGACACACAATCAGATGAGGCAACATCACTTATGACAAAAATGTCAAAATTAGGTTCTGAGATATCAAACAAGATATTATTTTTTGATTTGTGGTGGAAAACACAAGTTGATGATAAAAATGCAAAAAGGCTTATGAAAAATGCCGGAGAGGTTACAGAATATCTCTCTCACAAGAGACTATTTGCAAAATATGCTCTCAGTGAACCCGAAGAGAGAATAATCAACACCCTAGATGTAACTGGAGTATCTGCACTTGTAAAACTCTATGACAAGATAACAAACGCGTACGAGTATAAAATGAAGATAGGAAATAAAACAAAAAAGATGACAAGAGAAGAACTTACAAATTATGTTCGAAGCACAAATTCAAAAGTTCGTGAAACTGCCTACAAAACAATTCTTACAAAATATACTGAAAACAAGGGGGTAATTGGAGAAATATACCAAAATATTGTTCTCAATTGGAGAGATGAGGGTATCGAGATTAGAGGATACAAATCCCCAATATCTATGAGAAACATTGGAAACGATGTAGATGATAAAACTATAGAGTCTCTTCTTTCAGTGTGTAGAAAAAATTCCCCAGTATTTCAAAAATTCTTTATTCAAAAAGCAAAGATGCTGAAAATGAAAAAATTGAGAAGATATGATTTGTACGCACCAGCAGCAGCAAACATCAAAGAAAAAAATTATTCATACAACAATTCTGTAAAACTAGTTTTTGAGTCTCTAGGAAAATTCAGTGAAACATTAGAAGAATTTGCAAGAAAAGTATTCAATGAGAATCACATTGATTCATCAGTAAGACAAGGAAAAAGAGACGGAGCATTTTGCAGTACTCTTACTCCAAAAATCACACCATATGTTCTAGTAAACTTTACAGGAAAGTCAAGGGATGTCTTTACTTTAGCTCATGAATTAGGCCATGCAGTTCACAGTCAAGCTGCGCAAGACAGATCAATTCTTGTTCAAGATGCCCCATTGCCCCTAGCAGAGACTGCATCCACATTTTCAGAATTGCTCCTATATGATAATTTGTCAGACAAAATTTCAGATAACGAGAAAAAGATCATGTTGTCTGAAAAAATAGATGATCTTTATGCAACAATTCTCAGACAATCATTTTTTACAATTTTTGAAGTAGATGCTCATGAGCAGATTGGAAAAGGAACTACTGTTGATGAAATTTCAAAGACATATCTGAAAAATCTCAAAGAGCAATTTGGAAATTCAGTGAATCTTTCAGAAGACTTTGCAATAGAGTGGAGTTGTATTCCACACTTTTATCATACACCGTTTTACTGCTATGCATATTCTTTTGGAAATTTACTTGCATTGTCTCTATTTCAAAGATACAAGAAGGAAGGAGAGGACTTTGTTCCATCATATATTGAAATTCTTGCTGCAGGTGGTTCTAAGAAACCAGAGAAACTCCTCTTAGAGCATGGCTTTGATATAAGATCTCCAAAGTTTTGGCAAGAAGGATTTGATTATGTTAGGGAACAAGTTAGAACATTATCATCATTAAATTAG
- a CDS encoding pyruvoyl-dependent arginine decarboxylase, which translates to MLDLVAKKLFLTKGKGVHEDRLTSFEYALRDAGIAGTNLVLISSIFPPKAKLISRKEGLKQISPGQILFTIYSKNQTREPYRMCAASVGIALPKDNSRYGYLSEYESFGQNETQAGDYAEDIAAQMLASSLGIPFDVDKNWDEKRQQWSISGKIYHTKNITQSTKGDKDGKWTTVFAAAVLLL; encoded by the coding sequence ATGCTTGATTTAGTTGCTAAAAAATTATTTCTTACAAAAGGAAAAGGAGTACATGAAGATAGACTAACAAGTTTTGAATATGCATTAAGGGATGCAGGAATTGCTGGAACCAACCTTGTACTGATTTCAAGTATATTTCCACCTAAAGCAAAATTGATTTCAAGAAAAGAAGGTCTCAAGCAAATTAGCCCTGGGCAGATATTATTTACAATTTATTCAAAGAATCAGACTCGAGAGCCATATAGGATGTGTGCAGCTTCTGTAGGTATTGCACTACCAAAGGATAATAGCAGATATGGGTATCTCTCTGAATACGAATCTTTTGGTCAAAATGAGACTCAAGCTGGTGATTATGCTGAAGACATTGCAGCCCAAATGTTGGCATCTTCCTTAGGAATTCCATTTGATGTTGACAAAAACTGGGATGAAAAAAGACAACAGTGGTCTATTTCAGGTAAAATTTATCATACAAAAAATATCACCCAGTCCACAAAAGGTGATAAAGATGGAAAATGGACTACTGTATTTGCAGCAGCTGTTCTCTTGTTGTAA